The window CGCCGGCGTTCAGGACCGGCAACGAGCCCGGGAGGCCGAGGCATACCGGGCACACGTTGGTGTTGGGCTCGTCGCCGAACGCGTTCCGGCACGAGCAGAACAGCTTCGTGGCCGTCGACAGCTCGCAGTGGACCTCGAGGCCCACGACGGTCTCCCAGTCGCCGCTCACCGCAGCGCCTCCGGGCGCACTCCCGACGCGTGGTCTCCGGCAGGGCCGGGCGCAGACGCCTCCAGCGCCGCGCCAACCCGGAACATCACGGTCTCCCCGCGCGCCGGCGCCAGGACCTGCACGCCCACCGGCATTCCGTCGTCGCCCGATCCGTAGGGCACGCTCATGGCCGGGTGACCAGCGAGGCTCGAGGGGACGGTGCACACGTCGTTGAGGTACATCGCCAGCGGATCGGCGGTCTTGGCTCCCAGAGCGAAGGCGGTGGTCGGCGTTGTCGGGGCGAGGAGGGCGTCGAAGTTGGCGTAGGCGGCGTCGAACGAGCCGATGATGAGCGTCCGCACCCGCTGGGCCTGGCCGTAGTAGGCGTCGTAGTAGCCCGCCGACAGGGCGTAGGTCCCGAGCATGATCCGCCGCTTCACCTCGGACCCGAAACCGGCCGAGCGGGTGGCGGTGTACATGGCTGTGATGTCCGGCGCCTCGACCCGCAGCCCGTAGCGGACGCCGTCGTAGCGGGCCAGGTTCGAGGAGGCCTCGGCGGGGGCGATGAGGTAGTAGGCGGACAGACCGTGGACGGCGGCGGGGACCGACGCCTCATCGACCCGTGCGCCGGCGCTGGACAGCGCGTCGGCCGCCTGGCGGACCCGGGCGGCCACGTCCGGTGCCACGCCATCCATCAGCTCGGTCACCACGCCCACTCTCATGCCGTCGACACCCTCCTCAAGGATCGACGTCACCGCCGGGGCGGCCTCCGGTAGCGAGGTCGAGTCCTCGGGATCGTGTCCGGCGACCGCCTCCAAGAGGGCGGCGGCGTCGGCAACGCTGCCCGCCAGGGGTCCGATCTGGTCGAGGGAGCTGGCGAAGGCCACCAGCCCGTAGCGGGAGACGACACCGTACGTCGGCTTGACCCCGACCACGCCGGTGAGGGCGGCCGGCTGACGGATCGATCCGCCCGTGTCGGACCCCAGGGCCAGCGGGGCGAAGCCGGCCGCCACCGCCGCCGCGCTCCCCCCGCTCGATCCCCCGGGCACCCGGCTGGGATCGCGAGGGTTGCGGGTGGGGCCGAACGCCGAGTTCTCGGTCGAGGACCCCATGGCGAACTCGTCCAGATTGGTCTTGCCGACGATCACCGCGCCCGCCGAACGCAGCCGGGCGACCACCGTGGCGTCGTACGGCGGCCGCCACCCCTTTAGGATCCGGGACGAGCACGTGGTGGGCACGCCGCGTGTGCAGATGTTGTCCTTGAGGGCGACCGGCACCCCCGCCAGCGGACCCACGTCCTCGCCCGCGGCCACCCGGCGGTCGATCTCGTCCGCCTCGGCCCGGGCGGCGTCGGCCGTTACCAGGTTGAAGGCGTGTACCTCGGTCTCGGCGGCGCCGATGGCGGCCAGGTGCTGCTCGGTCAGCTCCCGAGCCGAGCGGCCGCCGCGGCGGACAGCGTCGGCGACGGCGACCACCGCCTCGCCGCTCACGGCTCCTCACCGAGGATGCGGGGGACGCGGAACCGGGCCCCGTCACTGTCGGGCGCCTCGCGCAGGACCTCGTCTCGGTCGAGGCTGGGCCCGGCCACGTCCTCCCGCAGCACGTTCTCCATCGGCAGGGGGTGGGCCGTCGGCGGCACGCCGCTGGTATCGAGGGCAGCCACGTCGGCGGCATGGTCCAGCACGGCGCCGAGCTGGTCGACGTAGCGATCCAGCTCCTCCTCGGTCAGCTCCAGACGGGCCAGCCTGGCCACGTGGACGACGTCGGCTCGGGAGATCCGTCCGGCCATGTAGGCATCGTAGGGCAGCCCCGAGGGCGCCCCCGCAGGGAGCTCAGGGGCCAGCCCGAGAGATTGGAGCCCGTGGGACTAGAGGTCGTCCTGACGGATGATGTCGAGGTTACGGAAGGTCGGCGGCTCGTTGCAGAGCTTGGTCAGCCGCTCGGCCAGATCCCTGGTCTCGGGCAGGTCGGAGTTGGTCATGGCGGCCTCGTAGGACGGAAACTCGACCACGGTGATGTAGACGTCTTCACCGT of the Acidimicrobiales bacterium genome contains:
- the gatA gene encoding Asp-tRNA(Asn)/Glu-tRNA(Gln) amidotransferase subunit GatA → MSGEAVVAVADAVRRGGRSARELTEQHLAAIGAAETEVHAFNLVTADAARAEADEIDRRVAAGEDVGPLAGVPVALKDNICTRGVPTTCSSRILKGWRPPYDATVVARLRSAGAVIVGKTNLDEFAMGSSTENSAFGPTRNPRDPSRVPGGSSGGSAAAVAAGFAPLALGSDTGGSIRQPAALTGVVGVKPTYGVVSRYGLVAFASSLDQIGPLAGSVADAAALLEAVAGHDPEDSTSLPEAAPAVTSILEEGVDGMRVGVVTELMDGVAPDVAARVRQAADALSSAGARVDEASVPAAVHGLSAYYLIAPAEASSNLARYDGVRYGLRVEAPDITAMYTATRSAGFGSEVKRRIMLGTYALSAGYYDAYYGQAQRVRTLIIGSFDAAYANFDALLAPTTPTTAFALGAKTADPLAMYLNDVCTVPSSLAGHPAMSVPYGSGDDGMPVGVQVLAPARGETVMFRVGAALEASAPGPAGDHASGVRPEALR
- the gatC gene encoding Asp-tRNA(Asn)/Glu-tRNA(Gln) amidotransferase subunit GatC, producing MAGRISRADVVHVARLARLELTEEELDRYVDQLGAVLDHAADVAALDTSGVPPTAHPLPMENVLREDVAGPSLDRDEVLREAPDSDGARFRVPRILGEEP